One Maylandia zebra isolate NMK-2024a unplaced genomic scaffold, Mzebra_GT3a scaffold02, whole genome shotgun sequence DNA window includes the following coding sequences:
- the LOC143412401 gene encoding antiviral innate immune response effector IFIT1-like isoform X2: MSEDSSALLSRLQQLQCHFTWDLDLDVSPKRLITRTEIDIEFYQSPYKGAGCFYSLLAYFRYLQDQREEALKLLNQSEETIRESYGDESEKRLIVTYGDMAWMKYHDGDFAQSQSYCQRVEDILVKYATGSSGSLLPEVYGEQGWAYFKVSRSSISKAIDCFRKALEVQPHDVEWNTCYAVVLFCGEQWVLENLQEDEESQAIKQLRFALEINPNNAALQCSLGAKLGAYKKYEEAESLVKKALENDPDNPHILRHSGKYLRHQNRLDEAIVVFERGLKRGDQLSSFNYQLALCYKQKMIAEERRRRFSNREVRKWRRICISHLEESVKRKRPFVRAWAELALLCAEAGDMSRAEEAFQKCLETLSEVEEEKDCQTIHQRCGDFLHYHKKNEAQAIAHYTKGLLIPQKKYNWRQCAKKLKQIADRRLAKNRGDGEALALLGQVARAEGDRKRAAFFYEKALNCDKDNEEYLSALCELRLELQGSSSD; this comes from the exons ATGAG TGAAGATAGCAGCGCTCTGCTCAGCAGGCTGCAGCAGTTGCAGTGTCACTTCACCTGGGATCTGGACCTGGACGTGTCCCCGAAAAGACTGATCACCCGAACAGAGATCGACATAGAGTTTTATCAGAGTCCGTATAAAGGAGCAGGTTGCTTCTACAGCCTCTTGGCTTATTTCAG GTATCTTCAGGATCAACGAGAGGAAGCACTGAAACTTTTAAACCAATCAGAGGAGACCATCAGGGAGAGTTACGGTGATGAGAGTGAGAAGCGGCTGATTGTGACGTATGGAGACATGGCCTGGATGAAATATCACGATGGAGATTTTGCACAGTCACAAAGCTACTGTCAGAGAGTCGAGGACATACTG GTGAAGTATGCCACTGGTTCATCAGGAAGTTTGCTTCCAGAGGTGTATGGGGAACAAGGCTGGGCCTATTTCAAGGTGTCGAGGTCTTCTATATCAAAAGCCATCGACTGTTTTCGTAAAGCACTTGAGGTACAGCCTCATGATGTTGAGTGGAACACCTGCTACGCCGTTGTCCTCTTTTGCGGAGAACAG TGGGTTTTAGAAAACTTACAGGAAGATGAGGAATCCCAGGCCATCAAACAGCTTCGCTTTGCATTGGAGATCAACCCAAATAACGCTGCTCTGCAGTGCTCGCTGGGTGCAAAGCTGGGAGCCTATAAGAAATATGAAGAGGCTGAGAGTCTGGTGAAGAAAGCACTAGAAAATGATCCTGATAACCCTCATATCCTCCGCCACTCAGGAAAATACTTACGTCATCAG AATCGACTGGATGAGGCTATTGTTGTGTTTGAGCGAGGACTGAAAAGGGGCGATCAATTATCTTCCTTCAACTACCAGCTGGCTCTGTGCTACAAGCAGAAAATGATTGCTGAGGAGCGTCGCAGGCGCTTCAGCAACAGAG AGGTGCGTAAGTGGAGGCGTATTTGTATCAGTCACCTTGAAGAATCTGTGAAGAGGAAGAGACCTTTTGTCCGGGCGTGGGCTGAACTGGCACTGCTGTGTGCAGAGGCAGGGGATATGAGCAG GGCTGAGGAGGCTTTCCAGAAGTGCTTGGAGACGTTatcagaggtggaggaggaaaagGATTGTCAGACTATCCATCAGCGCTGCGGTGACTTTCTTCATTATCACAAAAAAAACGAGGCTCAAGCCATCGCTCACTATACCAAG gGGCTGCTGATACCACAGAAAAAATATAATTGGAGACAGTGTGCTAAG AAACTGAAGCAGATCGCTGACAGGCGTCTGGCAAAGAATCGGGGTGATGGTGAAGCTCTCGCTCTGCTGGGTCAGGTGGCCAGAGCTGAGGGCGACAGGAAGAGAGCTGCTTTTTTTTATGAGAAAGCTCTGAACTGTGACAAGGACAATGAAGAGTACCTGTCTGCTCTGTGCGAGCTGCGCCTGGAGCTGCAGGGATCATCCTCTGATTAA
- the LOC143412401 gene encoding antiviral innate immune response effector IFIT1-like isoform X1, producing MSEDSSALLSRLQQLQCHFTWDLDLDVSPKRLITRTEIDIEFYQSPYKGAGCFYSLLAYFRYLQDQREEALKLLNQSEETIRESYGDESEKRLIVTYGDMAWMKYHDGDFAQSQSYCQRVEDILVKYATGSSGSLLPEVYGEQGWAYFKVSRSSISKAIDCFRKALEVQPHDVEWNTCYAVVLFCGEQWVLENLQEDEESQAIKQLRFALEINPNNAALQCSLGAKLGAYKKYEEAESLVKKALENDPDNPHILRHSGKYLRHQNRLDEAIVVFERGLKRGDQLSSFNYQLALCYKQKMIAEERRRRFSNREEVRKWRRICISHLEESVKRKRPFVRAWAELALLCAEAGDMSRAEEAFQKCLETLSEVEEEKDCQTIHQRCGDFLHYHKKNEAQAIAHYTKGLLIPQKKYNWRQCAKKLKQIADRRLAKNRGDGEALALLGQVARAEGDRKRAAFFYEKALNCDKDNEEYLSALCELRLELQGSSSD from the exons ATGAG TGAAGATAGCAGCGCTCTGCTCAGCAGGCTGCAGCAGTTGCAGTGTCACTTCACCTGGGATCTGGACCTGGACGTGTCCCCGAAAAGACTGATCACCCGAACAGAGATCGACATAGAGTTTTATCAGAGTCCGTATAAAGGAGCAGGTTGCTTCTACAGCCTCTTGGCTTATTTCAG GTATCTTCAGGATCAACGAGAGGAAGCACTGAAACTTTTAAACCAATCAGAGGAGACCATCAGGGAGAGTTACGGTGATGAGAGTGAGAAGCGGCTGATTGTGACGTATGGAGACATGGCCTGGATGAAATATCACGATGGAGATTTTGCACAGTCACAAAGCTACTGTCAGAGAGTCGAGGACATACTG GTGAAGTATGCCACTGGTTCATCAGGAAGTTTGCTTCCAGAGGTGTATGGGGAACAAGGCTGGGCCTATTTCAAGGTGTCGAGGTCTTCTATATCAAAAGCCATCGACTGTTTTCGTAAAGCACTTGAGGTACAGCCTCATGATGTTGAGTGGAACACCTGCTACGCCGTTGTCCTCTTTTGCGGAGAACAG TGGGTTTTAGAAAACTTACAGGAAGATGAGGAATCCCAGGCCATCAAACAGCTTCGCTTTGCATTGGAGATCAACCCAAATAACGCTGCTCTGCAGTGCTCGCTGGGTGCAAAGCTGGGAGCCTATAAGAAATATGAAGAGGCTGAGAGTCTGGTGAAGAAAGCACTAGAAAATGATCCTGATAACCCTCATATCCTCCGCCACTCAGGAAAATACTTACGTCATCAG AATCGACTGGATGAGGCTATTGTTGTGTTTGAGCGAGGACTGAAAAGGGGCGATCAATTATCTTCCTTCAACTACCAGCTGGCTCTGTGCTACAAGCAGAAAATGATTGCTGAGGAGCGTCGCAGGCGCTTCAGCAACAGAG AAGAGGTGCGTAAGTGGAGGCGTATTTGTATCAGTCACCTTGAAGAATCTGTGAAGAGGAAGAGACCTTTTGTCCGGGCGTGGGCTGAACTGGCACTGCTGTGTGCAGAGGCAGGGGATATGAGCAG GGCTGAGGAGGCTTTCCAGAAGTGCTTGGAGACGTTatcagaggtggaggaggaaaagGATTGTCAGACTATCCATCAGCGCTGCGGTGACTTTCTTCATTATCACAAAAAAAACGAGGCTCAAGCCATCGCTCACTATACCAAG gGGCTGCTGATACCACAGAAAAAATATAATTGGAGACAGTGTGCTAAG AAACTGAAGCAGATCGCTGACAGGCGTCTGGCAAAGAATCGGGGTGATGGTGAAGCTCTCGCTCTGCTGGGTCAGGTGGCCAGAGCTGAGGGCGACAGGAAGAGAGCTGCTTTTTTTTATGAGAAAGCTCTGAACTGTGACAAGGACAATGAAGAGTACCTGTCTGCTCTGTGCGAGCTGCGCCTGGAGCTGCAGGGATCATCCTCTGATTAA
- the LOC143415663 gene encoding coxsackievirus and adenovirus receptor-like produces MVYRSRESMMNFLRIGLLWALLFVGVLQASVHKDQKNITAGQNVTLPCRGQDNNIPITVVEWSRADLGSEYVLLYRDDLFVPDNQHPSFKNRVDLQDRKMKDGDVSLILKDVTINDTGTYECRVFRRRTNRRKRAHLKTPPISIINLHVVDPPGQTGGHTEDGGKEAGSVGLVIGLSVVAVVLFLIYRKHKQCNQDSHHPPTEPQTEMSESFLNSESPAAEYNDRNDLEANNCHGHSRRIPDVTLTLADSSGNSRTASREKHQSAVDNV; encoded by the exons ATGGTTTATCGAAGCAGAGAAAGTATGATGAATTTTCTTCGTATTGGACTGCTCTGGGCTCTGCTGTTTGTTGGAGTACTGCAGGCGTCCGTCCATAAAG ACCagaaaaacatcacagctgGACAGAACGTCACTCTGCCGTGTCGAGGTCAAGACAACAACATCCCCATCACAGTGGTagagtggagcagagctgacctgGGATCAGAATATGTCCTTTTGTACCGGGATGATCTGTTTGTTCCAGAcaaccagcatccatcttttaagaaccgggtggatctgcaggacagaaagatgaaggatggagacgtgtctctGATTCTGAAGGATGTGACGATTAATGACACTGGAACATACGAGTGTCGTGTCTTCAGGAGAAGAACAAACCGCAGGAAGAGAGCTCATCTGAAGACTCCCCCCATCAGCATCATCAACCTTCATgttgttgatcctccag gtcagacaggaggacacacagaggatggagggaaggaggctGGATCTGTTGGACTCGTCATTGGTCTttcagttgttgctgttgttctttttttgatcTATAGAAAACATAAACAATGTAATCAGGACTCACACCATCCTCCCACTGAACCACAGACTGAAATGTCTGAGAGTTTTCTAAACTCTGAATCTCCTGCTGCTGAATACAATGACAGAAATGACCTGGAAGCAAACAACTGTCACGGACACTCCAGAAGGATCCCTGATGTCACTCTGACACTTGCTGACTCCTCAGGAAACAGCAGGACTGCTTCCAGAGAGAAACatcagagtgcagtagataatgtctga